CGACATGATTCCTCTTATAAAAATTTTATTGCCACATACGGTGACAGCATCCAGGGTTCTGGATATATCGGGAAAGGCTTTCTTCAGCGCTTTTACTCTCGTTTTAGTTTCTTCTAAAGTATTGTCCTTTCCATTAAAATGATTGATACCTGCAGGATCCCAATAACTCGCGAATTTATCTGCATCCCCGCCATCAGCGGCAGCTGTCATTTCTTTTAATATTTTTTCCATATTTGCCGCCACCCCGGCCATGAGTTGTGATTCAAAAGCTTTTACATCAAATTGTACGACACGATCCTTTATTTTAAATTTTGAATCCAATTCATCCATGACGAAAAATGGAATGGAAAGTTTATTTCCTGTAGGCTCATTCCCATTCATAGGGCCTGTATTTGTACCTGTGAAAACTCCCAATGTCACAACATGACTTCCGGTAAATTGCATTTTAGTTACCGTATGCTTCATATCAGGAAACCCTGCCTTTTGTGCAGTCAGCAATTCTTTAAATGAAATGAGATTGCCGGGCTCCGGAAAAAAAGGATTGCTGATTTTAAAATCTGCAGTTGTATATTTATCAACTTCAGCAACATTACCTGCATCCATAACCGCGTATAAATCAGTTACAGCTTGTTTGGCTTTTGCTTCGCGATTCTCTGCACCGCCAAATAATTGCGTTTCCATCGAACGGGAATCAAAAGTGAGGTTCATTGATATAACCTTGCTCCCTTTAAATAAAAATACTGCATTGAAGGGTAAGCTTACTTCGACATTGGTGGGTAGCTTATCCATGAAATTTCCTGAATTGGTTCCTTTAAAAACTCCTTTAACAGCTGCTTTTCCCTTTTCAGAAATGATTTCCTGTAATTCATGTTTTACATTAGGAAATGCAACTTTTATTGAAGCAGCCCATTCTGCCCACTGATCCAAATTTAAAGGAGCCGCAGCGTGAGAGCTTTCTCCCATAAAATTTTTATCCAGAACGCGTTTAAATTGATGGGTCTTACCTTGGTCAAACCAGGTATAATAACTGTTGACGGCTTGAACCGCATTTTTATCCTGGGCAAAAACATACTCCAAAGAACCCAAAATCAGAATAAATAAGAAGGCGTTGATTTTTTTCATATTTAATATTTTAATGATAGATGAACACAAGTTTTAAATGCTTTATAATACGGCTTCGGGCATTCCAAAAACTGCAATAAAAGTCTTGCCGATAGGTCAATTTTAAGTTAGTTTGAAGACAAATCCCCTTAAATGATTCATCATTCACAATTCAATCTTACCCTATGAAGACCACCGCATTCATCTACAAATATAAAAGAATGTGCATTTTACCTAAGGAAATTTTTAAGAATGGCAGGCAAATGGCTTTCGAAGCAATTTGAGGCCAATTTTGAGTATTAAACTTCGATAGTACTTTTTACAAATTCCAGTTAAATAAATACGCATAGCGATTATGACTGCTAGATGTCGTTTCGATATTTTTTGAAGGCATTAAGTTCTGAATCTCAAGCAGTTGACAAAAAATCCCATATTCATGGTATTTACAAGCTGCCCTCCTTGCCATTACCTTTATAAAAATTTGAACGATGTACAAAATTTGGGTCTATTTCATATTTTTATGGATAGTAGGCTGTAAAGCCAAAGAAAGCGAATTGAAGCCGGCATTTCCGCCCGCCGGAACCATGTGCGCTGCAAAAACGACTGACGCAGAATGGTACAAGGGTGAAAATAAAGCTCCTCTCTTTGATGGTCTAGGTGATCTGAATTATAGTATCACAACGAAGCATCCGGATGCACAAAAATATTTCAACCAGGGTCTTACGCTTTCCTATGCTTTCAATCATGCAGAAGCAGCGCGCTCATTTCATTATGCAACAAAACTGGATCCCGATTGCGCCATGTGTTTCTGGGGCTTCGCTTATGTTCTTGGACCCAATTATAACGCAGGCATGGAGCCAGATAATTACGAACGTGCATATACAGCCGTTCAGAAAGCTGTCCAACTTATAAAAAACGGAAGTCCGAAAGAAGCAGATCTCATCAATGCTCTTGCCCAACGTTATGCTGCCGAACCACCCGCCACAAGAGGGCATTTGGATAGTGCCTATTCGCAAGCCATGAAAAT
This sequence is a window from Saprospiraceae bacterium. Protein-coding genes within it:
- a CDS encoding ester cyclase, producing the protein MKKINAFLFILILGSLEYVFAQDKNAVQAVNSYYTWFDQGKTHQFKRVLDKNFMGESSHAAAPLNLDQWAEWAASIKVAFPNVKHELQEIISEKGKAAVKGVFKGTNSGNFMDKLPTNVEVSLPFNAVFLFKGSKVISMNLTFDSRSMETQLFGGAENREAKAKQAVTDLYAVMDAGNVAEVDKYTTADFKISNPFFPEPGNLISFKELLTAQKAGFPDMKHTVTKMQFTGSHVVTLGVFTGTNTGPMNGNEPTGNKLSIPFFVMDELDSKFKIKDRVVQFDVKAFESQLMAGVAANMEKILKEMTAAADGGDADKFASYWDPAGINHFNGKDNTLEETKTRVKALKKAFPDISRTLDAVTVCGNKIFIRGIMSGVNSGAFNGKPATNRYVNMIWMGEYHFNPKGKIEAAWTEVDFETLTKQLYPAKK